A window of Methylomonas sp. 11b genomic DNA:
AACTACGCGACATCCTGGAAAAGCGCTGGCTGCGCAAACGTTTAAATCGGCTTTGGAAGGGCTTTAAAAACTCCGCGGTGTCGTGTTTCTCTTACGTGGAAATTTCCGGTCTGAGCTTCGCCGGCAAATTGCTCAGCGACAGCCTGGGTTTGACCCGGCCGGTAGTGAAACCGGGTATCGCCGGTCTGGACAAAGCCATCGTCCACCGCATCGGACCGGTCATTACCCGCCAGCGCGGCCGTCTGATTGCCAAGGGGCCAGTGGTCGAAACCGGTATCGCCCTGGGTGACCGCGTCGAACTGGCGCGCAAAGCCCTGCAGGGCATGAGCCTGACAGGCCGTTTTGCCCGGCTGGTGTTGTTGTGCGGCCACGGCAGCAGCACCGTCAACAATCCTTACGCCGCCGGCCTGGATTGCGGCGCCTGCGGAGGGCACAGCGGCGAAGCCAACGCCAGGGTGGCGGCTGCGGTGTTGAACGATCGCGAGGTTCGTGCCGGCCTGGCAGCGCAGGGACTGACTATCCCGAAAGATACCTGGTTTGTCGCCGGTTTGCACGATACGACCACGGATGAGGTGCGGCTGTTCGACCTTGAGCAAATCCCGCATTGCTTCGGCGAAGACCTGTTGCTATTACAGCGCTGGCTGAATCAGGCTTCACAACTCACTCGCCAGGAGCGCGCGCCGGGTTTGGGATTACCCCGCCACGATGCCGCTGCGCTAATGAAAGCCGTTACTCAACGCAGCCGCGATTGGTCGCAGATTCGTCCGGAATGGGGTCTGGCGGGGAATATGGCTTTTATTGCCGCACCCAGACAACGCACGTATCACTTTGAATTCGACGGTCGGGTATTTCTACACAACTACGATTACCGGCAAGACTCGGATACTGCGATTTTGAGTCTGATCATGAGCGCGCCGATGGTGGTGGCCAGCTGGATTAATCTGCAGTACTACGCCTCGACCGTGGATAACCGCCGCTTCGGCAGCGGTAACAAAGCGTTGCACAATGTGGTCGGCACCATCGGCATTCTCGAAGGCAACGGCGGCGATTTGCGCACCGGCTTGCCTTGGCAATCGCTACATGACGGCAAAACCCTGCGCCACGAGCCGGTGCGTTTGACCGTGGTCATCGAGGCACCCGCCGAGATGATCGAGCAAGTCTTGGCAAACCACGCCGAGGTTCGGCAATTGGTCGACAACCACTGGTTGCACCTGACGCGTATCGATCCGTTGGACAACCGCTGCTATCGCTATCTACAGCCGCAGCACTGGCAAGCCGTCACCGATTCTGGCAAGGAGAGTTAATATGAACGAGCAAGTAAACACACCCGTCAACCAGACACACGCAGCGGCGGACCACCTGGACTTACTGGAAGCCGAGGCGCTGTTCATCCTCCGCGAGGTGATTGCTGAATGTCGACATCCGGTGTTGTTGTTTTCCGGCGGCAAGGATTCGGCGGTGTTATTACATCTGGCTTACAAGGCTTTTCATCCCGAGCGCATCGGCTGCGCGCTATTGCACATTGATACCGGCCATAACTATGACGAAGTGATTGCCTATCGCGACCGGATGGCCGAACGCTACGCTTGCCAGTTGCACGTGCGCAGCGTCGAAGACTCGATCCGTAAAGGCTCGGTACGTTTGCGGCATGCGTTGGAATCGCGCAATGCCTATCAATCGGTGACTTTGATGGAAGCAATCGCCGAATTTGGTTTCGATGCCTGTCTGGGAGGTGCCCGACGTGACGAAGAGAAAGCGCGGGCCAAGGAGCGTATCGTCAGCGTGCGCGACGAGTTCGGTCAATGGGAACCCAAAAATCAGCGCCCTGAGCTCTGGTCTTTGTACAACACCCGCGTCGCACTGGGCGACCATCTAAGGGTATTCCCGATTTCAAATTGGACCGAACTCGATGTCTGGCAATACATCCAGCGCGAAGACATCGAACTGCCGGCGCTTTACTTCGCCCATCCGCGCCAAGTGGTGCGGCGCGGCGATATTCTGGTACCGGTGACGCATCTGACACCGGCCCAGGCCGGCGATACCGTAGAAACCATCAGCTGCCGTTTCCGCACTGTCGGCGATATTTCCTGCACCGCGCCGGTGGCATCGTCAGCCGGTAATGTAGCCGACATCATCGCCGAAACCGCCCAATGCCTGCTGACCGAACGTGGCGCGACCCGCCTGGACGACCGCGCCTCCGATGCGGCGATGGAACAACGTAAAAAAGAGGGGTATTTCTGATGAACGCACCTAGCTATGTGACACTTGAAAGCCAATTTGACGAGACCGTGCAACCCGCTAATTCCGGCCTGCTGAGGTTTATCACCGCCGGCAGCGTCGATGACGGCAAGAGCACGCTGATCGGTCGCTTGTTGTACGACACCGGCAACGTCGCCGCCGATCAATTGGCGGCGATTCAAGCCACTTCGCAAAAACGCGGGCTGGCGGCTATCGATTGGTCGTTGTTGACCGATGGCCTGATCGCTGAGCGGGAACAAGGCATTACGATTGATGTGGCCTATCGTTATTTCGCCACATCGCGGCGTAAATTCATCATCGGTGATGCGCCCGGCCACGAGCAATATACCCGCAACATGGTCACAGCCGCCTCCAGCGCCGACTCGGCGATTTTGTTGGTCGACGCCAGGAAAGGCGTCACCACCCAGACCCGCCGCCACGCCTATCTGGCACATTTACTCGGTATCCGCGAGTTAGTGCTGGCAGTGAACAAAATGGATTTGGTGGATTGGCAACCTGCGGTATATCAAGACATCGTAGATGCGTTCAACGCCTTCGTCAGCGCCTTGGGTCGTCATCACGTGCAAGCCATTCCGCTATCGGCTTTAAACGGTACCAACGTGGCGACGCGCGCGGAGGCGATTCCTTGGTATCACGGTCCCAGTTTGCTCGAATACTTGGAAGCCGTCCCGGCCCGGCGCGATGCCGAGCGGGCCCCGCTAAGGCTGCCGGTGCAGCGTGTGGTGCGGGTGATGCTGGGCAATGCCGCCAACGGAGCAAGCGATACGGAATTTCGCGGTTATCAAGGCACACTGGCTTCGGGACGGCTGCACATTGGCGACGAAATAGCGGTGTGGCCGACCGGCCAGCGGGCGCGCGTCAAGGGTTTGACTGTGGCCGAACAGTCATTGGCCATGGCAAGCGCAGATCACGCGGTGGTAGTGGCGCTGGAAAGTGAAATCGACATTTCGCGTGGCGATATGCTGTCCAACGCCATTCAGCCGCCGCGGGTCGTCAAGACACTCACCGCCGATATGTGCTGGTTGTCCGAGCAGCCAATGCAAGCGCGGGGTAAGTACCTGGTTAAACATACCACCCGCACCGTTAATGCTTTCTTCGAAGAGTTGAGTTACCGGGTTGACGTCAACACGCTGGACCACCAGGCCACCCCGGAAACGGCAGTCATGAACGACATCCTGCGGGTCAAACTTAAATTGCAACAGCCACTGTTAGTCGATGCGTATGTCGATAACCGCACCACCGGCAGTTTCATCGTCATCGATCCGGCGTCTTTGCACACGGTAGCGGCTGGCGTGATTATTTAACGCTATAGGGTCTAAAAACAGGAATCCTCCAAATGAATTGGAACGAATATGTGCAATTGCTCGCCGGCTTGATTTCCGTAGTCAATCCGATCAGTGCCATGCCGATTTTTATGTCGTTGACTGCGACAAAATCACCTTTGCAACGTCGGCAGACAGCAATGACCACCGCATTTGCCGTGGCGATGGTGTTGTTCACTTCGCTGTTGGCGGGCGAGCCCATCCTGAATTTCTTCGGCATCGGCCTGCCGGCTTTTCGGGTGGCCGGCGGCCTATTGTTGCTGTTGATGGGCATATCGATGCTGCGAGTCAGCGATGATCGTTCTCGGCACACACCGGAAGAAGACGCCGAGTCGCACGAAAAGTCCTCGGTAGCGGTGGTGCCCTTGGCGATTCCCTTGTTGGCAGGGCCTGGCGCGATCAGCACCACCATCGTCTATGCACATCGCGATTTGTCCTTGGCGCACTATTTGTTGTTCAGCGGCGTGATCGCGTCCGTCAGTTTGATCGTGTTGCTAATCCTGCTGCTGGCGCCGCGCATTATCGCCGTGATGGGACAAACCGGCATGAACGTGGTGACGCGAGTGATGGGCTTATTGTTGACCTCGACCGCCGTCGAATTTATCGCCGGCGGCATTACGGAGCTATTTCCTATTTTGGTGAGAGGCTGAGGATTGCGCTAAAAATAACTTCCCGAAATGACTTACCGGCCAAACCGTTCTTGCTCGACTTGCATGGATGCAGAAGCAATTGTCGAGCTCAGTCGAAGCATGAACGGTTTGGGGCGGCGGATGCCCGGATTTTCCCGTCCATCCTTCGACAAACTTGTATGGTAAAGGTTAAGAGAATCGGGGAGACTTTGGTTGTCGGGATGGAGGGACATCGACAAGCATCTGCTAAGACAGACCTCACTGAGAAATCATCCCATCGCGTCTTCCAGAGTCGATGAAGAATCTAGCGGTTAGACCGCCGATTTGTGCACAAGCTTACTCGGCAGACGCACCACCCCGACTCTCTTATTTTTCAACAGGTGGAGGACGTATGACAAGCGAAATGTTGATCGGTATCGATGTAGCAAAAGATGAACTGGTGATAGATTCAGAGCAGGGTTTGTTGACGCTTGCCAATACGGCAGAGGCCATCGATGCCTGGCTGAAGACGTTACCGACCGGGAGTTATATTGGCCTGGAAGCCACCAGCGATTATCATCAACTCATGGCAGAGCAAGCGGTATTGATGGGCATGGTCGTCTATGTGCTGAACCCACGGGATATGCGCCATTATGCCCTGGGTTTGGGCAGACGGGGCAAGACGGATCGAGTGGACGCCCAAATGATCCGGCGATTTATCACCGCTGAACGGGGTCATTTACGTCCCTATCAACCTGCTTCGGCGATGCAGCACCAAGTGGCTTTACTGCAACGGCGCCGTGCGACGGTCGTCAAGCATCGTCAAGCCCTGCAAAAAGCCTTGCGAAGCGTGAAGGAACTTGAAGCGCCACTCATTGATACCGTGGCCGCCTTGGACGGATTGCTCAAGCATATCGATCAGCAACTGGATGACTTATTAACTTTGCAGCCTGCACTGAAAGCCGAGGCCCGACGTCTTGAGAGCATACCGGGTATTGGCCGGCAAACCTCAACACAGCTGGCTGTCTTGTTTGATCGGGTCCCGTTAAGCCGCAGCGATGCCGTAGTAGCCTTTGTCGGGCTGGATCCCCGAGCCTGTGACTCAGGCCAAAAGCGGGGCCGCCGACGCGTATCCAAACGGGGACCGGGTGAACTGAGACGGCTGTTATACAACTGCGCCCAGGCAGCCGCCAAAACGGCTGTGTGGAAACCCTATTACCAAGAGTTAAGAGCCAGAGAGTTCTCGGCAACTCAGGCGCTAGTGATTATCGCCAGAAAATTATTACGCATCGCATTCTCGCTTTGGCAACAAGCCGA
This region includes:
- a CDS encoding IS110 family transposase, whose product is MTSEMLIGIDVAKDELVIDSEQGLLTLANTAEAIDAWLKTLPTGSYIGLEATSDYHQLMAEQAVLMGMVVYVLNPRDMRHYALGLGRRGKTDRVDAQMIRRFITAERGHLRPYQPASAMQHQVALLQRRRATVVKHRQALQKALRSVKELEAPLIDTVAALDGLLKHIDQQLDDLLTLQPALKAEARRLESIPGIGRQTSTQLAVLFDRVPLSRSDAVVAFVGLDPRACDSGQKRGRRRVSKRGPGELRRLLYNCAQAAAKTAVWKPYYQELRAREFSATQALVIIARKLLRIAFSLWQQADARFDAQKIACLNNAA
- the cysD gene encoding sulfate adenylyltransferase subunit CysD yields the protein MNEQVNTPVNQTHAAADHLDLLEAEALFILREVIAECRHPVLLFSGGKDSAVLLHLAYKAFHPERIGCALLHIDTGHNYDEVIAYRDRMAERYACQLHVRSVEDSIRKGSVRLRHALESRNAYQSVTLMEAIAEFGFDACLGGARRDEEKARAKERIVSVRDEFGQWEPKNQRPELWSLYNTRVALGDHLRVFPISNWTELDVWQYIQREDIELPALYFAHPRQVVRRGDILVPVTHLTPAQAGDTVETISCRFRTVGDISCTAPVASSAGNVADIIAETAQCLLTERGATRLDDRASDAAMEQRKKEGYF
- a CDS encoding YbcC family protein, with product MNSAVLSFKTQPSFADAEIVSVADGTHTYQTPDIVAAVESACTRIAPLWPLQQFVAVNPFLGLTERSFADACEVSARMGQGEMLMPASFYAEHYRSGRIEESDVRQALQLAGSSMSLEQCLSLLHEASGQDFGLTGKRWQTLAEHLDAMRGSQWSVLITEEISKWCAAYFDQGQSAWRMPWRGLPLYVAWRRAAAFDRTPELAGLSAFRQTINALPEEPIEAITQILTEMGLPSARLDDACHRQLLTVAGWSSWVCYKHWQTSPEKNQDALRQLLAIRLSYDYALISAVASRQDVETWRGHWQDAPLTDTDTGVALEVRHIMQSAYELATQRPLFEKLASALASTGPWQAQRKNLQAVFCIDVRSEIYRRALEMQSHTIETLGFAGFFGFPIEYIALGHHHGQQQCPVLLKPRFRIRESVTDADVGELRDILEKRWLRKRLNRLWKGFKNSAVSCFSYVEISGLSFAGKLLSDSLGLTRPVVKPGIAGLDKAIVHRIGPVITRQRGRLIAKGPVVETGIALGDRVELARKALQGMSLTGRFARLVLLCGHGSSTVNNPYAAGLDCGACGGHSGEANARVAAAVLNDREVRAGLAAQGLTIPKDTWFVAGLHDTTTDEVRLFDLEQIPHCFGEDLLLLQRWLNQASQLTRQERAPGLGLPRHDAAALMKAVTQRSRDWSQIRPEWGLAGNMAFIAAPRQRTYHFEFDGRVFLHNYDYRQDSDTAILSLIMSAPMVVASWINLQYYASTVDNRRFGSGNKALHNVVGTIGILEGNGGDLRTGLPWQSLHDGKTLRHEPVRLTVVIEAPAEMIEQVLANHAEVRQLVDNHWLHLTRIDPLDNRCYRYLQPQHWQAVTDSGKES
- a CDS encoding NAAT family transporter, whose protein sequence is MNWNEYVQLLAGLISVVNPISAMPIFMSLTATKSPLQRRQTAMTTAFAVAMVLFTSLLAGEPILNFFGIGLPAFRVAGGLLLLLMGISMLRVSDDRSRHTPEEDAESHEKSSVAVVPLAIPLLAGPGAISTTIVYAHRDLSLAHYLLFSGVIASVSLIVLLILLLAPRIIAVMGQTGMNVVTRVMGLLLTSTAVEFIAGGITELFPILVRG
- a CDS encoding sulfate adenylyltransferase subunit 1; amino-acid sequence: MNAPSYVTLESQFDETVQPANSGLLRFITAGSVDDGKSTLIGRLLYDTGNVAADQLAAIQATSQKRGLAAIDWSLLTDGLIAEREQGITIDVAYRYFATSRRKFIIGDAPGHEQYTRNMVTAASSADSAILLVDARKGVTTQTRRHAYLAHLLGIRELVLAVNKMDLVDWQPAVYQDIVDAFNAFVSALGRHHVQAIPLSALNGTNVATRAEAIPWYHGPSLLEYLEAVPARRDAERAPLRLPVQRVVRVMLGNAANGASDTEFRGYQGTLASGRLHIGDEIAVWPTGQRARVKGLTVAEQSLAMASADHAVVVALESEIDISRGDMLSNAIQPPRVVKTLTADMCWLSEQPMQARGKYLVKHTTRTVNAFFEELSYRVDVNTLDHQATPETAVMNDILRVKLKLQQPLLVDAYVDNRTTGSFIVIDPASLHTVAAGVII